In Vitis riparia cultivar Riparia Gloire de Montpellier isolate 1030 chromosome 19, EGFV_Vit.rip_1.0, whole genome shotgun sequence, the following proteins share a genomic window:
- the LOC117908122 gene encoding probable F-box protein At4g22030 → MATIQASSLISSSLSSSSASAFHRDIRAAASKPRASHLSVLKLPYGNLVHEPSRKNPFQTIKSVEMKPLVGSNMRNDEANYNSKVVEELYAIMEAVADRSEMHKNIGVQRDNWNRLLLNSVNGMTFTAATMAGLASLSGGGATLLALKLSSTILYTAATGILMVMNKIQPSQLAEEQRNAARLFKNLHQQIMTVVAVGSPSLNDVNAAMEKVLALDKAYPLPLLGTMLEKFPKTVEPAVWWPREVRSQHEKVAGGLERNGWSEKLEEEMREVVGVLKRKDAAEYVRLSKLVLKVNKILAICGPLFTGIAAMGSAMVGSSPWNGSWAVVLGVVFGALATVVNTLEHGGQVGMVFEMYRSTAGYFQLMEETIESTLKEKVAGERENGELFEVKVALQLGRSLPGLQNLANTHSPSSSTEFASKLF, encoded by the coding sequence ATGGCAACCATTCAAGCATCATCTCttatctcttcttctttatcttcttcttccGCTTCAGCTTTTCACAGAGACATCAGAGCAGCTGCCTCAAAACCCCGGGCAAGCCATCTTTCAGTTCTGAAACTTCCTTATGGAAACTTGGTTCATGAACCGAGCAGAAAAAATCCCTTCCAAACCATAAAATCTGTAGAAATGAAGCCTCTTGTTGGTAGTAATATGAGAAATGATGAAGCAAACTATAATTCAAAGGTGGTTGAGGAGCTTTATGCCATAATGGAAGCTGTTGCGGACAGATCAGAAATGCACAAAAATATTGGTGTGCAGCGCGATAATTGGAACCGTCTTCTCCTCAACTCTGTAAATGGGATGACATTCACAGCTGCGACAATGGCTGGACTTGCATCTCTGAGTGGTGGGGGTGCAACACTTTTGGCCTTGAAGCTCTCTTCCACCATACTCTACACAGCAGCTACTGGGATTTTGATGGTGATGAACAAGATTCAGCCATCTCAGCTTGCAGAAGAGCAAAGGAATGCAGCTAGACTGTTTAAGAACCTTCACCAGCAAATCATGACTGTTGTTGCAGTTGGAAGCCCCAGTTTGAATGATGTGAACGCTGCAATGGAGAAGGTGTTGGCGCTGGACAAGGCCTATCCCCTTCCCTTGCTAGGGACGATGCTCGAAAAGTTCCCAAAAACTGTGGAGCCTGCAGTGTGGTGGCCAAGAGAAGTGAGGTCTCAACATGAGAAAGTGGCTGGGGGGTTGGAGAGAAATGGGTGGAGTGAGAAGCTTGAGGAGGAGATGAGGGAGGTTGTTGGGGTGCTGAAGAGGAAGGATGCTGCAGAATATGTGAGGCTAAGCAAACTAGTATTGAAAGTGAACAAAATTCTAGCCATATGTGGCCCTCTTTTCACTGGCATCGCCGCCATGGGATCGGCGATGGTGGGATCCTCACCTTGGAATGGGTCGTGGGCTGTGGTGTTGGGTGTGGTGTTTGGAGCTCTGGCCACAGTGGTAAACACATTGGAGCATGGTGGGCAGGTGGGTATGGTGTTTGAGATGTATAGAAGCACTGCCGGGTACTTTCAACTCATGGAAGAGACCATAGAATCAACTTTGAAGGAGAAAGTAGCAGGGGAAagggaaaatggagaattatttgAAGTGAAAGTGGCTCTTCAGCTTGGAAGGAGCCTTCCTGGGCTTCAAAACCTAGCCAACACTCATTCCCCTTCCTCTTCCACTGAATTTGCAAGCAAGCTCTTCTGA